From one Eisenibacter elegans DSM 3317 genomic stretch:
- the rplU gene encoding 50S ribosomal protein L21: protein MYAIVDIAGQQFKVEKGKYVYAHRLPQAEGEALEFDQVLLVDNNGQVTVGAPTVSGAKVSAKVLSHVKGDKVLVFKKKRRKGYKKSQGHRQYLTKVLIEDIIQ from the coding sequence ATGTACGCAATTGTAGACATCGCCGGACAACAATTCAAAGTTGAGAAAGGCAAATACGTATATGCGCACCGTTTGCCACAGGCAGAAGGCGAGGCGCTGGAGTTTGACCAAGTACTGTTGGTAGACAACAACGGCCAAGTAACCGTAGGTGCTCCTACCGTAAGCGGCGCTAAAGTAAGCGCTAAAGTATTGAGCCACGTCAAAGGTGACAAGGTACTGGTTTTCAAGAAAAAACGCCGCAAAGGCTATAAGAAAAGCCAAGGCCACCGTCAATATTTGACTAAGGTTTTGATTGAAGACATTATCCAATAA
- a CDS encoding NupC/NupG family nucleoside CNT transporter, translating to MHTLTLLRSVAGIFVMIGIAYLLSNNKRAINWRLVIVGILLQVLFGFLILRVDWVAAGFKQASEVFVSFLNFSLIGAEFLFGDLARNSNAQTGVNHSLGLIVAFQVLPTIIFFSTVSAALYYFGILQRIVYGIAWVMSKTMRLSGAESLSAAGNIFMGQTEAPLLVKPFIGTMTRSELMSLMTGGMATIAGGVLAAYVSFLGGADFAEQSRFAAHLLSASIMSAPAAIVMAKIIIPESEPELVRNDLTVSKENLGVNLLDAMSTGAADGLRLALNVGGMLLAFIAVIALLNAILSWIGGVVGINPLIEAYTQGVFKGLSLEYILGQIGRPLAYLMGIDWNETLLVGSLIGQKTAINEFVAYLDLGRLKAEGLLSEKSILIATYALCGFSNFSSIAIQIGGIGGMAPERPDLQATLSQLGIRALVAASLACFMTATIAGMIAH from the coding sequence ATGCATACCCTAACCCTACTCCGCAGTGTTGCAGGTATTTTTGTGATGATTGGCATTGCCTACCTCTTGTCTAACAACAAGCGAGCCATCAACTGGCGTTTGGTCATCGTCGGAATCCTACTACAAGTGCTCTTTGGCTTCTTAATTCTACGTGTAGATTGGGTAGCGGCAGGCTTCAAGCAAGCAAGCGAGGTCTTTGTTTCTTTCCTCAACTTCTCCCTGATTGGGGCAGAGTTTCTCTTTGGCGACTTGGCGCGCAATAGCAATGCCCAAACAGGTGTCAACCACTCTCTGGGGCTTATTGTCGCCTTTCAGGTATTGCCAACCATTATCTTTTTCTCTACCGTCTCGGCGGCGTTGTATTACTTCGGTATCTTACAACGCATTGTGTATGGCATAGCTTGGGTAATGTCCAAAACAATGCGCCTTTCTGGCGCGGAGAGCCTTTCTGCCGCAGGCAATATCTTTATGGGGCAGACTGAAGCCCCGCTTTTGGTAAAGCCTTTCATCGGAACGATGACACGCTCAGAGCTGATGTCATTGATGACAGGCGGGATGGCGACGATTGCCGGAGGGGTGTTGGCTGCCTATGTTTCTTTCTTAGGAGGGGCAGACTTTGCCGAGCAAAGCCGCTTTGCCGCACACTTACTCAGCGCCTCGATTATGAGCGCCCCGGCGGCTATTGTGATGGCCAAAATCATTATTCCGGAGTCAGAGCCTGAGTTAGTACGCAACGACCTGACAGTCAGCAAGGAGAACTTAGGCGTAAACCTGCTCGACGCAATGTCTACAGGGGCTGCCGACGGGCTCCGCCTTGCACTCAATGTAGGAGGGATGCTCCTAGCCTTTATTGCGGTCATTGCCTTGCTCAATGCGATTTTGAGCTGGATAGGCGGTGTGGTTGGCATCAACCCGCTCATTGAAGCCTACACACAAGGCGTGTTTAAGGGGCTTTCTTTGGAGTATATCCTAGGGCAAATAGGCCGCCCATTGGCCTACTTGATGGGTATCGACTGGAACGAAACCCTGCTGGTAGGAAGCCTCATCGGCCAAAAAACGGCCATTAACGAGTTTGTCGCTTACCTCGACCTAGGCCGCCTAAAAGCCGAAGGATTGTTGAGCGAAAAGTCTATTCTCATCGCAACCTATGCGCTCTGTGGCTTTTCCAATTTCAGCTCCATTGCGATTCAGATTGGCGGCATCGGTGGGATGGCTCCTGAGCGCCCCGACTTACAGGCCACACTTTCCCAACTGGGGATTCGTGCCTTGGTGGCTGCCAGCTTAGCTTGTTTTATGACGGCCACCATCGCCGGCATGATTGCGCACTAG
- a CDS encoding helix-turn-helix transcriptional regulator produces the protein MPLNKLALIRYKTIDACLCNRQRRWTLEDLIAKVSDAVYEYEGLDSGVSRRTIQADIQLMRSDKLGYEAPIVVYERKYYTYADPEYSITKAPINRADMDTLREVLDLLKQFSGFRYFDSLQEIVLKLEHELPLVGQQKSTLVQFEENPLLKGLQWIAPLYQAIAHKQPILLEYQSFSAQQSASYEYSPYLLKEYRNRWFLLGRRKGQRGVDTRALDRIIHLSILPESVYEPYEGVAFATYFADTIGVTKAQNERARTVDLWFDAAQAPYVLTKPLHASQTLQKQYDNGSIIVRIEVILNLELEREILGFADGVRVLAPERLRERIAKRLESATQHYRGDIA, from the coding sequence ATGCCACTCAACAAATTAGCACTTATTCGTTACAAAACCATCGATGCCTGTCTTTGCAACAGGCAGCGCCGCTGGACATTAGAAGACCTGATAGCAAAGGTTTCGGACGCAGTATATGAATACGAAGGACTCGACTCTGGTGTGAGTAGGCGTACAATACAAGCGGATATTCAGCTGATGCGTAGCGATAAGCTTGGCTATGAAGCCCCTATAGTCGTTTATGAGCGCAAGTACTACACCTATGCCGACCCAGAGTATAGCATTACCAAAGCCCCCATCAATAGGGCAGATATGGATACACTGCGGGAAGTGCTTGATTTACTCAAGCAGTTTAGTGGGTTTAGGTACTTTGATTCTCTTCAAGAGATAGTACTTAAACTAGAGCACGAATTGCCCTTGGTAGGGCAACAAAAATCAACCCTTGTACAGTTTGAAGAAAATCCGTTGCTCAAGGGCTTACAATGGATAGCGCCACTCTATCAGGCCATCGCACATAAACAACCAATTTTGTTGGAGTACCAGTCTTTTTCGGCACAACAATCAGCTAGCTATGAGTACTCCCCTTATTTGTTGAAAGAATACCGGAATCGTTGGTTTTTATTGGGCAGGCGCAAAGGACAACGAGGGGTAGACACACGGGCGCTTGACCGGATTATCCACCTAAGTATCTTGCCCGAAAGCGTGTATGAGCCCTATGAGGGGGTCGCATTTGCAACATATTTTGCCGACACCATAGGCGTAACCAAGGCGCAAAATGAGCGGGCAAGAACAGTAGATTTGTGGTTTGATGCTGCGCAGGCTCCTTATGTATTGACCAAGCCCCTACATGCTAGCCAAACACTGCAAAAACAGTATGACAACGGCAGCATCATTGTCCGCATTGAGGTCATTCTTAACCTAGAGTTGGAGCGCGAAATTTTGGGCTTTGCTGATGGGGTTAGGGTATTGGCTCCTGAGCGCCTACGAGAGCGCATCGCTAAACGTTTAGAGAGCGCCACACAGCACTATCGGGGGGATATTGCGTAA
- the rpmA gene encoding 50S ribosomal protein L27, with amino-acid sequence MAHKKGAGSSRNGRESESKRLGVKIFGGQNAKAGNIIVRQRGTKHHPGANVGIGKDHTLFALADGVVQFKKGSANRSYVYVEPISTQE; translated from the coding sequence ATGGCACACAAAAAAGGAGCCGGTAGTTCGCGCAACGGACGCGAATCAGAAAGCAAGCGATTGGGCGTGAAAATCTTCGGTGGCCAAAACGCCAAAGCCGGAAACATCATCGTTCGCCAACGCGGAACCAAACACCACCCCGGAGCTAATGTAGGCATCGGTAAAGATCATACCCTCTTTGCCCTAGCCGATGGCGTGGTACAGTTCAAAAAAGGTAGCGCAAATCGCTCTTACGTATACGTAGAGCCTATTTCTACTCAGGAGTAG
- a CDS encoding Sec-independent protein translocase subunit TatA/TatB — protein MELHSILLFFNMGGYEIFLILLVILLLFGAKKIPELARGLGRGIREFKDATREVQNTLEESMRDDEKQAEKKNQ, from the coding sequence ATGGAACTACACAGCATACTCCTGTTCTTTAATATGGGAGGTTACGAAATATTCCTGATTTTATTGGTTATCTTGTTGCTATTCGGTGCGAAGAAAATCCCCGAATTAGCACGAGGCCTGGGTCGTGGCATACGCGAGTTCAAAGACGCTACCCGCGAAGTTCAAAATACGCTCGAAGAGAGCATGCGCGACGACGAGAAGCAGGCAGAAAAGAAAAACCAATAA